Proteins from one Crocosphaera sp. UHCC 0190 genomic window:
- a CDS encoding DUF5340 domain-containing protein: MKSLPLPSLIHYELLLQLLERKTLAMTYEQPVLQEQVERLIVTLRKARAQQKQLEAICEQSYISLEHHWSLNSIDAPRPPLIEPLANSENLRETT; encoded by the coding sequence ATGAAATCCCTACCCCTTCCTTCCCTCATTCATTACGAATTACTTTTACAACTGCTAGAGCGTAAAACCTTAGCAATGACCTATGAACAACCAGTTCTACAGGAGCAGGTGGAACGGCTGATAGTCACCCTCCGCAAAGCCAGGGCCCAACAAAAACAACTCGAAGCCATCTGTGAACAAAGTTATATTTCCCTAGAACATCATTGGTCACTCAACAGTATTGATGCCCCTCGTCCCCCCCTAATTGAACCCTTAGCTAATTCAGAAAACCTCAGGGAAACAACCTGA
- a CDS encoding alanine--glyoxylate aminotransferase family protein, with protein sequence MQDKHMLMIPGPTPVPESVLLAMAKHPIGHRSGDFSNIIGELTENLKWLHQTQNDVLMLTVSGTGAMEAGIINFLSPGDRVLVGNNGKFGERWAKLGQAFGLQVEEITAEWGKPLNPEDFKAKLTADTAKTIKAVIITHSETSTGVLNDLATINKYVKDHGEALIIVDAVTSLGAVNVPIDEWGLDVVGSGSQKGYMIPPGLGFVSVSAKAWKAYETATLPKFYLDLKAYKKATDKNSSPFTPPVNLMYGLQASLKMMKAEGLESIFARHLRLTQATRAAVKALGLPLFAPDDAASPAITAVMPTGVDAEAIRSTMKKQFDIALAGGQDHLKGKIFRIGHLGFVSERDMLTAIAALEATLQTLGYEGANPGAGMAAAAKVLSV encoded by the coding sequence ATGCAAGATAAACATATGCTCATGATTCCAGGGCCAACCCCCGTACCCGAAAGTGTACTGTTGGCCATGGCGAAACACCCTATTGGCCACCGTAGTGGTGATTTTAGTAATATTATTGGGGAACTGACTGAAAACCTTAAATGGCTTCATCAAACCCAGAATGATGTCCTGATGTTAACTGTCAGTGGGACAGGGGCCATGGAAGCGGGAATTATTAATTTTCTCAGTCCAGGCGATCGCGTGTTAGTGGGCAACAACGGCAAATTTGGCGAGCGTTGGGCGAAACTTGGCCAAGCTTTTGGTCTACAGGTAGAAGAAATTACAGCAGAGTGGGGCAAACCTCTCAATCCAGAAGACTTTAAGGCCAAACTCACAGCAGACACTGCCAAAACCATCAAAGCGGTCATTATCACCCATTCTGAAACATCCACAGGGGTTCTCAATGATTTAGCCACGATCAACAAATATGTCAAAGATCACGGGGAAGCTCTGATTATTGTCGATGCTGTCACCAGTTTAGGGGCTGTTAATGTTCCTATTGATGAATGGGGCCTCGATGTGGTGGGTTCTGGGTCGCAAAAAGGCTATATGATACCCCCAGGGTTAGGCTTTGTTTCTGTGAGTGCCAAAGCCTGGAAAGCTTACGAAACTGCTACCCTGCCTAAGTTTTATTTGGATTTAAAAGCCTACAAGAAAGCAACGGATAAAAACAGTTCTCCCTTTACTCCTCCTGTTAACCTGATGTACGGGTTACAAGCATCCCTAAAAATGATGAAAGCTGAAGGGTTGGAGAGTATTTTCGCTCGTCATCTCCGGCTAACCCAAGCCACCCGTGCGGCGGTTAAAGCCTTGGGTTTACCCTTGTTTGCCCCGGATGATGCCGCAAGTCCTGCCATTACTGCTGTCATGCCGACAGGGGTCGATGCTGAAGCCATTCGTTCGACCATGAAGAAGCAATTTGATATTGCTTTAGCGGGGGGACAAGACCACCTCAAGGGCAAAATTTTCCGCATTGGCCATCTGGGGTTTGTCAGTGAACGGGATATGTTAACGGCAATCGCTGCTTTGGAAGCAACCTTACAAACCTTGGGTTATGAAGGGGCCAACCCTGGTGCGGGTATGGCGGCTGCAGCTAAAGTTTTATCAGTCTAG
- a CDS encoding MEKHLA domain-containing protein — MNSLPWQQEKVIQRTQLILSSFQHWLGHSLWKEKGLPEIQTSPQDIAQQLFEVPFAVASHGTEIDPIFNYGNQKALEIWELTWEEFTQIPSRKTAELVEQAERDHLLAETTKKGFCYFSGIRITSTGKRFKINNGIVWNVINEQQNYQGQAAVYSDFYFL, encoded by the coding sequence ATGAATAGTTTACCTTGGCAACAAGAAAAAGTTATCCAAAGAACTCAATTAATTCTGAGTAGCTTTCAACATTGGTTAGGTCATTCTTTGTGGAAAGAAAAAGGTTTACCAGAGATACAAACTTCACCCCAAGACATTGCTCAACAATTATTTGAAGTTCCCTTTGCTGTGGCTTCTCATGGAACAGAAATAGACCCTATTTTTAATTATGGTAATCAAAAAGCTTTAGAAATTTGGGAATTAACCTGGGAAGAATTTACCCAAATTCCCTCCAGAAAAACAGCAGAATTAGTGGAACAAGCAGAACGGGATCACCTGCTGGCTGAAACCACAAAAAAAGGGTTTTGTTACTTTTCAGGAATTCGGATTACTAGCACAGGAAAACGTTTTAAAATTAATAACGGGATTGTTTGGAATGTTATTAATGAGCAACAAAACTATCAAGGACAAGCAGCCGTTTATTCAGATTTTTATTTTTTATAA
- a CDS encoding phosphodiester glycosidase family protein produces MRKLPWYPLTLFLISLISTLIIYLFISNLPQSKIQTITLSPQILPVEASDSIQQGKEIILNGNKYNIPWTQWQQGDKIRTGISDIGAMNLLGLELLSTNEPNLQPIRWFGTDSGQPLPILARFIAPYRYLDVTELIQLARGELQARNNTLELNFPLAQISNIRQGNQPWGKRIVLDVDRPTVWQVSQAKDQGVVMISGKVSNNSIPDNNSPLFNSEPLNNIDEDDLGSPNSTPLNSSLFSLENTEKLTKIKINLPTASGLNVFSLSNPNRIVIDVRSDVIVPKEIVWTPGIIWRQQFVRIKNGLSEDIFPVNWLEIAQRSPHISLKPINSNPNKQMGTSPLVVTAQNWQASAAINGGFFNRNNQLPLGAIRQDNKWLSSPILGRGAVAWNEQGLVKMNRLSLRENLITSTGQTIPILFLNSGYVQGGIARYTPEWGQNYTTLSDNETIILVQNNQIIEKKQAGQSGNNTFPIPANGYLLTIRKNAVSPNSLSRGATVKIESNTIPDEFNQFSQIVGAGPLLISNRRIVVNGEAEKFSKGFQQQKASRSAIGVTNKGTIMLVAVHTRVGGSGATLDEMAQIMQQLGAVDALNLDGGSSTSLALGGQLIDRSPVTAARVHNGIGVFVNP; encoded by the coding sequence GTGAGAAAACTGCCTTGGTATCCCCTAACGCTTTTTTTGATTTCCCTGATTTCAACCTTAATCATTTATTTATTCATCAGTAATTTACCTCAAAGCAAAATACAAACTATAACCCTTTCTCCTCAAATATTACCTGTGGAAGCTTCTGATTCTATCCAACAGGGAAAGGAAATTATTCTTAATGGAAATAAATATAATATTCCTTGGACTCAATGGCAACAAGGGGATAAAATACGCACGGGAATTAGTGATATTGGGGCCATGAATTTACTAGGGTTAGAATTGCTTAGCACGAATGAACCTAATTTACAACCGATTCGTTGGTTTGGTACAGATTCGGGTCAACCTTTACCAATTTTAGCAAGATTTATCGCGCCCTATCGCTATTTAGATGTAACGGAATTAATTCAGTTAGCACGGGGAGAATTACAAGCTAGAAATAATACCTTAGAATTGAATTTTCCTCTAGCACAAATTAGCAATATTCGTCAAGGTAATCAACCTTGGGGTAAACGAATTGTTCTGGATGTTGATCGACCAACGGTTTGGCAAGTCAGTCAAGCAAAAGATCAAGGTGTTGTTATGATCTCTGGTAAGGTTTCTAACAATTCAATTCCTGATAATAATAGTCCTCTTTTCAATTCTGAGCCTTTGAATAATATAGATGAGGATGACTTAGGGAGTCCGAATTCTACACCATTAAATTCTTCTTTATTTTCCTTAGAAAATACGGAAAAATTAACTAAAATTAAGATTAATTTGCCCACAGCTTCTGGCTTAAATGTCTTTAGTTTATCCAATCCTAATCGTATTGTAATTGATGTCCGTTCTGATGTCATAGTTCCCAAAGAAATTGTTTGGACTCCAGGCATTATTTGGCGACAACAATTTGTTAGAATAAAAAATGGATTAAGTGAGGATATTTTTCCAGTAAATTGGTTAGAAATAGCTCAGCGATCGCCCCATATTTCCCTGAAACCAATTAATAGTAATCCTAACAAACAAATGGGAACTTCCCCTTTAGTTGTAACTGCCCAAAATTGGCAAGCTTCAGCCGCTATTAATGGGGGATTTTTTAACCGAAATAATCAATTACCATTAGGAGCAATTCGTCAAGATAATAAGTGGTTATCGAGTCCAATTTTAGGACGTGGTGCCGTTGCTTGGAATGAACAGGGACTGGTTAAAATGAACCGCTTAAGTTTACGAGAAAATTTAATTACATCCACGGGACAAACGATACCGATTCTGTTTTTAAATAGTGGCTATGTTCAAGGTGGTATTGCTCGTTATACCCCTGAATGGGGGCAAAACTACACAACCTTAAGCGACAATGAAACAATTATTTTAGTGCAGAATAATCAAATTATTGAGAAAAAACAAGCAGGACAATCAGGTAATAATACATTTCCTATTCCTGCTAATGGCTACCTATTAACTATTCGTAAAAATGCGGTTTCTCCTAATAGTTTATCCAGAGGAGCAACTGTTAAAATAGAAAGTAATACTATCCCCGATGAGTTTAATCAATTTTCCCAGATTGTAGGTGCAGGGCCTTTATTAATTAGTAATCGCCGTATTGTGGTTAATGGGGAAGCGGAAAAATTTAGTAAAGGGTTTCAACAACAAAAAGCCTCCCGTAGTGCCATTGGAGTAACAAATAAAGGTACAATCATGTTAGTAGCAGTTCACACCCGTGTTGGGGGAAGTGGTGCGACTTTAGATGAAATGGCTCAAATTATGCAACAATTAGGGGCAGTTGATGCTTTAAATTTAGATGGAGGAAGTTCCACCTCTTTAGCATTAGGAGGTCAATTAATTGATCGTTCTCCCGTTACTGCGGCCAGAGTTCATAATGGTATTGGGGTATTTGTTAATCCATAA
- the gltB gene encoding glutamate synthase large subunit produces the protein MKMTPNTNASNQPPTTYMGPPSLVEERDACGVGFIADVKGKGSHKLIEQTLTALSCMEHRGGCSADNDSGDGSGIMTAIPRELLAPWFAEKGITMPPVEQLGVGMVFLPQDSSKRAAERDHVEAVVKAENLTVLGWREVPVKPEVLGRQARGNQPHIEQVMVTSADGLSGDALDRVLYIARSRIGKRLADDFYICSFSCRTLVYKGMVRSEVLGEFYQDLKNPAFISQFAVYHRRFSTNTMPKWPLAQPMRLLGHNGEINTLIGNINSMAAREVNLQVPGWKAEELDALTPVVNAANSDSYNLDSTMELLVRTGRSPIEAAMILVPEAYLNQPDLKDYPEITDFYEYYSGIQEPWDGPALLVFSDGKMVGACLDRNGLRPARYCITKDNYVVVGSETGVVDLPESEIIEKGRLGPGQTISVDLTTQEILKNWDIKQRIAQAQPYKQWLETYRQEITPQPFSETLLLTEVRQLLQQQTAFGYTAEDVEMIVVPMASQGKEPTFCMGDDIPLAVLSNKPHLLYDYFKQRFAQVTNPPIDPLRESLVMSLTMLLGERGNLLDPKEADAKRLKIDTPVLNETELSQIKASDFKVTELSTLFDITSGPEGLKTALDRLCTEGTEAVKNGAKILILSDRFSVVETFHETSLQSINETTSYIPPLLAVGTVHHHLIKEGLRLQTSLIVDTAQCWSTHHFACLVGYGASAVCPYLTLETIRQWWHDEKTQKLMANGKLENVSLDKALNNYRHAVEAGLLKILSKMGISLLASYHGAQIFEAIGLGMDLVGKAFEGTTSRVGGLNIAELAQEIIAVHCQAFPSLTDKKLKNFGFINYRPGGEYHMNSPEMAKSLHKAVDAYKIGGNGANKEAYNHYEMYQKYLEERPITALRDLLEFKGDRPSIPVTDVEPVEAIVKRFCTGGMSLGALSREAHETLAIAMNRLGGKSNSGEGGEDPTRFITLSDVDENGNSATFPHLKGLRNGDTVSSAIKQIASGRFGVTPEYLMNGKQLEIKMAQGAKPGEGGQLPGPKVSPYIAMLRKSKPGVTLISPPPHHDIYSIEDLAQLIFDLHQINPEAKVSVKLVAEIGIGTIAAGVAKANADIIQISGHDGGTGASPLSSIKHAGCPWELGVTEVHRMLMENKLRGRVILRADGGLKTGWDVMMAALMGAEEYGFGSIAMIAEGCIMARICHTNNCPVGVATQQERLRQRFTGVPENVVNFFYFIAEEVRSILAKLGYRSLDEVIGRSDLLKMRSQANLTKTQSINLDCLLNLPDVKTDRNWLNHEEVHSNGPVLDDELLADTAISSAIATHGTVSKDVKIINTDRTVGARIAGKLAKKYGNTGFSGEITFNFTGAAGQSFAAFNLPGMIMHLEGEANDYVGKGMHGGEIVIVPYKTATFEAADNVIVGNTCLYGATGGVLYANGRAGERFGVRNSMGQAVIEGAGDHCCEYMTGGVIVVLGSVGRNVGAGMTGGLAYFLDEDNSFPEKVNPEIVEIQRICTEAGEAQLKELIETHVTRTGSKKGQLILDNWGDYVGKFWQAVPPSEANSPETNPNPVMVAEKTLTPAK, from the coding sequence ATGAAAATGACCCCTAATACCAACGCCAGCAACCAACCCCCAACAACCTATATGGGGCCACCCTCCCTAGTAGAAGAAAGAGACGCTTGTGGGGTAGGCTTTATTGCAGATGTCAAAGGAAAAGGCAGCCACAAACTGATCGAACAGACCTTAACTGCGTTAAGCTGTATGGAGCATCGGGGCGGTTGTAGCGCAGATAATGATTCGGGAGATGGATCAGGTATAATGACGGCTATTCCCCGCGAATTATTAGCCCCCTGGTTCGCAGAAAAAGGTATTACTATGCCCCCAGTGGAACAATTAGGGGTCGGTATGGTCTTTTTACCCCAAGATAGCAGCAAACGGGCAGCAGAAAGGGATCATGTTGAAGCAGTGGTCAAAGCTGAAAACTTAACCGTGTTAGGATGGCGGGAAGTCCCGGTTAAACCGGAAGTTTTAGGAAGACAAGCAAGAGGAAACCAACCCCATATAGAACAGGTGATGGTGACATCTGCTGATGGGTTGTCAGGGGACGCATTAGATCGGGTTTTGTATATTGCGCGATCGCGTATTGGTAAGCGTTTGGCCGATGATTTTTATATCTGTTCCTTCAGTTGTCGTACCCTAGTATATAAGGGGATGGTACGCAGTGAAGTATTAGGGGAATTTTATCAAGATTTAAAGAACCCTGCCTTTATTAGCCAATTTGCGGTGTATCATCGCCGTTTTAGTACCAATACTATGCCTAAATGGCCCCTAGCTCAACCGATGCGTTTATTGGGTCATAATGGGGAAATTAACACCCTAATTGGTAATATTAACTCGATGGCGGCCAGGGAAGTTAATTTACAAGTACCAGGGTGGAAAGCAGAAGAATTAGACGCATTAACGCCTGTTGTTAATGCTGCCAATAGCGATTCCTATAACTTAGATAGTACCATGGAGTTATTAGTGAGGACTGGTCGCAGTCCCATTGAAGCGGCCATGATCTTAGTGCCGGAAGCTTACCTAAATCAGCCAGATCTCAAAGATTATCCCGAAATTACAGACTTTTATGAGTATTATAGTGGCATCCAAGAACCTTGGGACGGCCCAGCGTTATTGGTGTTTAGTGATGGTAAGATGGTCGGGGCTTGTTTAGATCGTAATGGGTTACGACCAGCAAGATATTGTATTACCAAGGATAATTATGTGGTAGTTGGTTCAGAAACGGGGGTTGTAGATTTACCTGAGTCTGAAATCATTGAAAAAGGAAGATTAGGGCCAGGACAGACTATTTCTGTTGATTTAACCACTCAAGAAATCTTAAAAAATTGGGATATCAAACAACGTATTGCCCAAGCACAACCCTACAAACAATGGTTAGAAACCTACCGTCAAGAAATCACCCCTCAACCTTTTTCTGAAACCCTTTTATTAACCGAAGTACGTCAATTATTGCAGCAACAAACTGCCTTTGGTTATACAGCAGAAGATGTAGAAATGATCGTGGTTCCCATGGCCAGTCAAGGAAAAGAACCCACTTTCTGCATGGGTGATGATATTCCCTTAGCCGTTCTTTCTAATAAACCTCACCTACTTTACGACTACTTTAAACAACGGTTTGCCCAAGTAACGAACCCTCCCATTGATCCCTTGCGGGAAAGTTTAGTTATGTCTCTGACCATGTTGTTAGGAGAAAGAGGCAACTTATTAGATCCTAAAGAAGCCGATGCTAAACGGCTAAAAATAGATACTCCTGTTCTCAATGAAACAGAGTTAAGCCAGATTAAAGCGTCTGATTTCAAGGTGACAGAATTATCTACCTTGTTTGATATTACATCAGGGCCAGAAGGACTAAAAACAGCGTTAGATCGTCTTTGTACCGAAGGAACAGAAGCGGTGAAAAATGGGGCAAAAATCCTCATTTTAAGCGATCGTTTTTCTGTTGTAGAGACGTTTCATGAAACGTCTCTACAAAGTATTAATGAGACAACCAGTTATATTCCCCCCTTATTAGCAGTGGGGACAGTTCATCATCACCTCATTAAAGAAGGGTTACGTCTGCAAACATCTCTAATCGTTGATACGGCCCAATGTTGGAGTACCCATCATTTTGCTTGCTTAGTCGGTTATGGGGCCTCTGCCGTATGTCCTTACCTTACCCTAGAAACCATCCGTCAATGGTGGCATGATGAAAAAACCCAAAAATTGATGGCCAATGGTAAACTCGAAAACGTCAGCCTCGACAAAGCTTTAAACAACTATCGTCATGCAGTAGAAGCAGGACTGTTAAAAATTCTCTCTAAAATGGGAATTTCTTTGTTAGCTTCTTATCATGGGGCCCAGATTTTTGAAGCGATTGGCCTAGGCATGGACTTAGTAGGGAAAGCCTTTGAAGGGACAACCAGTCGGGTTGGTGGGTTAAACATTGCCGAACTGGCCCAGGAAATTATTGCCGTCCATTGTCAAGCCTTCCCCAGTTTAACCGATAAGAAATTAAAGAACTTTGGCTTTATTAATTACCGTCCAGGGGGAGAATATCACATGAATTCTCCCGAAATGGCTAAATCTCTCCATAAAGCCGTGGACGCTTATAAAATCGGGGGAAATGGGGCCAATAAAGAGGCATACAATCATTATGAAATGTATCAAAAATACCTCGAAGAACGACCCATTACGGCCCTACGGGACTTATTAGAATTTAAAGGCGATCGCCCTTCTATTCCCGTTACAGATGTGGAACCTGTAGAAGCTATTGTTAAACGCTTCTGTACTGGGGGAATGTCCTTGGGGGCCCTCTCACGGGAGGCCCACGAAACCCTGGCGATCGCCATGAACCGTTTAGGAGGAAAGTCCAACTCAGGAGAAGGAGGAGAAGACCCCACCCGGTTTATTACCCTCTCAGATGTAGACGAAAATGGCAACTCTGCTACTTTCCCCCATCTGAAAGGACTGCGTAACGGTGACACGGTGAGTTCTGCCATTAAACAGATAGCCTCCGGCCGGTTTGGGGTAACACCTGAATACTTGATGAATGGGAAACAATTAGAAATTAAGATGGCCCAAGGGGCCAAACCAGGAGAAGGGGGCCAGTTACCAGGGCCCAAAGTTAGCCCCTATATTGCCATGTTACGGAAGTCTAAACCGGGTGTAACTTTAATTTCTCCCCCTCCTCATCATGACATCTATTCCATCGAAGACTTGGCCCAGTTAATCTTTGACTTACATCAAATTAACCCAGAAGCCAAGGTTTCCGTGAAATTAGTGGCAGAAATCGGTATCGGAACCATTGCGGCCGGAGTTGCTAAAGCTAACGCTGATATTATTCAAATTTCTGGTCATGATGGTGGTACAGGTGCGTCGCCTCTGAGTTCCATTAAACACGCGGGTTGTCCTTGGGAACTAGGAGTGACGGAAGTACATCGGATGTTGATGGAAAATAAACTGCGTGGCCGGGTTATTTTACGCGCTGATGGTGGCTTAAAAACGGGTTGGGATGTAATGATGGCTGCGTTAATGGGGGCCGAAGAATACGGGTTCGGTTCCATTGCAATGATCGCTGAAGGTTGCATTATGGCCCGCATTTGTCATACTAATAACTGTCCTGTTGGGGTTGCTACTCAACAAGAACGGTTGCGTCAACGGTTTACAGGTGTCCCGGAAAATGTGGTCAACTTCTTCTACTTTATTGCGGAGGAAGTCCGGTCAATTTTAGCCAAATTAGGCTATCGTTCCTTAGATGAGGTCATTGGACGGTCTGATCTGCTGAAAATGCGCTCCCAAGCGAATTTAACCAAGACTCAATCGATCAATTTAGACTGCCTCCTCAACCTTCCTGATGTCAAAACAGACCGTAACTGGTTAAACCATGAGGAAGTTCACAGCAATGGGCCGGTTTTGGATGATGAATTATTGGCTGATACTGCTATTAGTTCTGCGATCGCCACTCATGGAACCGTTAGCAAAGACGTTAAAATCATCAACACCGATCGCACAGTAGGGGCGCGTATTGCGGGAAAGTTAGCCAAAAAATACGGCAATACGGGTTTTTCAGGGGAAATTACCTTTAACTTTACTGGGGCCGCGGGTCAAAGTTTTGCCGCGTTCAACCTCCCTGGAATGATTATGCACCTAGAAGGGGAAGCCAATGATTATGTAGGGAAAGGGATGCACGGTGGCGAAATAGTGATAGTTCCTTACAAAACAGCGACATTTGAGGCAGCAGATAACGTAATTGTCGGGAATACCTGCCTTTATGGGGCAACAGGCGGCGTTTTATATGCCAATGGCCGGGCCGGTGAACGGTTTGGGGTACGGAACTCTATGGGCCAAGCGGTAATAGAAGGGGCCGGGGATCACTGTTGTGAATATATGACTGGCGGTGTGATCGTCGTTCTCGGTTCCGTTGGCCGTAATGTGGGCGCAGGAATGACGGGAGGTTTAGCTTATTTCTTAGATGAAGATAACAGCTTCCCCGAAAAAGTTAACCCTGAAATTGTGGAAATTCAGCGAATTTGTACAGAAGCAGGAGAAGCACAATTAAAAGAATTAATTGAGACTCATGTTACTCGTACAGGCAGTAAAAAAGGACAATTAATATTAGATAATTGGGGTGATTATGTCGGCAAATTCTGGCAAGCAGTCCCCCCATCAGAAGCAAATAGTCCTGAAACAAATCCTAACCCCGTCATGGTAGCGGAGAAAACCTTAACTCCTGCTAAATAG
- a CDS encoding DUF6888 family protein → MPTALQSSKCIILCQILSNCYRPIQLLRYDSKRKEIFVIAGEQGTIEITIFEGGNWRYDVTKT, encoded by the coding sequence ATGCCAACAGCCTTACAATCATCAAAATGTATTATTCTCTGTCAAATACTCTCTAATTGTTACCGACCGATTCAATTACTTCGGTATGATAGTAAAAGAAAAGAGATATTTGTTATAGCTGGAGAACAAGGAACAATTGAAATAACTATTTTTGAAGGAGGAAACTGGAGATATGATGTCACCAAAACCTAA
- a CDS encoding DUF6887 family protein, producing the protein MMSPKPNFKTMSLQELRSYVLTHRDDEEAWQEFANRRRPNAIYFEVDMSLLEQETKLNELLEKKLND; encoded by the coding sequence ATGATGTCACCAAAACCTAATTTTAAAACTATGAGTCTTCAGGAACTAAGAAGTTATGTTTTAACTCATAGAGACGATGAGGAAGCTTGGCAAGAATTCGCTAACCGTCGTCGTCCCAATGCTATCTATTTTGAGGTAGATATGTCTTTATTAGAACAGGAAACTAAACTTAATGAACTCCTTGAGAAAAAACTCAATGACTAA
- the lipA gene encoding lipoyl synthase has translation MAVKPEWLRVKAPQWERVGSVKEILRDLGLNTVCEEASCPNIGECFNAGTATFLIMGPACTRACPYCDIDFEKKPQALDPQEPLNLAEAVRRLKLNHVVITSVNRDDLPDGGASQFVRCIEEIRKLSPKTTIEVLIPDLCGNWEALRIIIEANPEVLNHNTETVPRLYRRVRPQGDYQRSLLLLQRSKELSSQVYTKSGIMVGLGETDEEVRQVMEDLRQVDCDILTLGQYLQPSSKHLAVQEFVTPAQFEAWQTFGESIGFLQVVSSPLTRSSYHAEQVQKLMKKYPRK, from the coding sequence GTGGCGGTTAAACCAGAATGGTTAAGGGTAAAGGCACCACAATGGGAACGGGTGGGCAGTGTTAAAGAGATATTACGGGATTTAGGCTTAAATACGGTCTGTGAGGAGGCATCCTGTCCTAATATTGGGGAATGCTTCAATGCGGGAACGGCCACCTTTTTAATTATGGGGCCTGCTTGTACCCGTGCTTGTCCCTATTGTGACATTGATTTTGAGAAAAAACCCCAAGCTTTAGACCCCCAAGAACCCCTAAACCTCGCTGAAGCAGTCCGCAGACTTAAACTAAATCATGTGGTCATTACCTCGGTTAACCGTGATGATTTGCCAGATGGGGGTGCATCTCAATTTGTGCGCTGTATTGAAGAAATTCGCAAACTTTCGCCAAAAACTACGATTGAGGTCTTAATACCTGATTTATGTGGCAATTGGGAGGCTTTACGCATCATTATAGAAGCAAATCCCGAAGTGTTAAACCATAATACGGAAACCGTTCCCCGTTTATATCGTCGGGTACGTCCCCAAGGAGATTATCAGCGATCGCTTTTATTATTACAAAGATCTAAGGAATTATCTTCTCAAGTTTATACGAAATCTGGCATCATGGTGGGGTTAGGAGAAACGGATGAAGAAGTGCGCCAAGTAATGGAAGATTTACGCCAAGTTGATTGTGATATTTTGACTTTGGGGCAGTATTTACAACCATCTTCTAAACATTTAGCAGTACAAGAATTCGTCACCCCGGCTCAATTTGAAGCTTGGCAAACCTTTGGGGAATCTATCGGTTTTTTACAGGTGGTTTCTTCCCCCTTAACCCGCAGTTCTTATCATGCAGAACAAGTACAGAAACTGATGAAAAAATATCCTCGTAAATAG
- a CDS encoding glycosyltransferase family 2 protein: MSFNLNQVEISIILPCYNEEEGIDLLFERLLGVLDTLNVTYEVVCVDDGSKDQTLQRLIDYHHRYPAIKVVSLSRNFGKDIALTAGLENAQGQAMIPLDADLQDPPELIEQMIAKWREGYDVVYAKRRSRQGESFIKQLTANAFYRIISRISSVPIPRDTGDFRLLDRRVVDALKRMPERTRFMKGLFAWVGFKQTYITFDRPNRHQGTTKWNYWKLWNFALDGITSFSLIPLKVWTYLGGIISLLAFFYGSFLIMRTLILGIDVPGYASLMVTMLFIGGIQLITLGILGEYLGRIYEEVKQRPLYLIRERYGFNIDPTQMKQGNYSL, encoded by the coding sequence ATGTCATTTAACCTAAACCAAGTTGAAATCTCTATTATTCTCCCTTGTTACAATGAAGAGGAAGGTATTGATCTACTGTTTGAGAGACTGCTAGGGGTTTTAGATACTCTTAACGTCACCTATGAAGTAGTTTGTGTGGATGATGGCAGTAAAGATCAGACATTACAGCGTTTAATTGATTATCATCATCGTTATCCGGCCATTAAAGTTGTTAGTTTATCTCGCAATTTTGGTAAAGATATTGCTTTAACAGCAGGGTTAGAAAATGCCCAAGGACAAGCGATGATTCCCCTTGATGCTGATTTACAAGATCCTCCTGAACTAATTGAACAAATGATCGCTAAATGGCGTGAGGGTTATGATGTAGTTTATGCGAAACGTCGTTCAAGACAAGGGGAAAGTTTTATTAAACAATTGACTGCTAATGCCTTTTATCGCATTATTAGTCGTATTAGTAGTGTTCCCATTCCTCGTGATACGGGGGATTTTCGTTTATTAGATAGACGGGTAGTGGACGCGCTAAAAAGAATGCCGGAAAGAACCCGTTTTATGAAGGGTTTGTTTGCTTGGGTTGGGTTTAAACAGACTTATATTACATTTGATCGACCAAACCGCCATCAAGGAACTACCAAATGGAATTACTGGAAATTGTGGAATTTTGCCTTAGATGGGATTACGTCTTTTAGTTTAATTCCTTTGAAAGTTTGGACATATCTGGGGGGAATTATTTCTTTATTAGCCTTTTTCTATGGTAGTTTTCTGATTATGCGTACCTTGATTTTAGGTATTGATGTACCTGGATATGCTTCATTAATGGTGACAATGTTATTTATTGGAGGAATACAATTAATTACGCTGGGTATTCTTGGGGAATATTTAGGCCGAATTTATGAAGAAGTTAAACAGCGTCCTCTTTATTTAATTCGAGAACGTTATGGGTTTAATATTGATCCAACACAGATGAAACAGGGGAATTATTCTTTATGA